In Eubacteriales bacterium mix99, the DNA window TCAGGGCAATGAAGCCCTGGACGAGGAAGGGCGCTTCATCAACGAGCGTGTTATGGTGAGGCTTCGTGAGGATATTTTTGAGGTCCCCCGGGACCAGGTGGACTATATGGACGTATCACCGAAGCAGTTGGTTTCTGTGGCCACGGCAATGATTCCCTTCCTGGAAAATGACGATGCCAACCGTGCTTTGATGGGATCCAACATGCAGCGGCAGGCCGTTCCCTTGATCAAGCCGGAAGCTCCCATTGTGGGCACCGGTATGGAGTATAAGGCAGCCAGGGATTCCGGCGTTGTGATTTTGGCGAAGGAAGCCGGCGTAGTCCGGAAAGTGGATGCCGATTATGTTCGGATCAAGGGGGACGACGGCCGGGAATACCGCTATAAATTATTGAAGTTCAAACGATCCAACCAGGGAACCTGCATGAATCAGAGGCCGATTGTTTCCGAAGGCGAGCGGGTTTCGAAAGGACAGATCATCGTTGACGGCCCCTCCACCGATGAGGGAGAGGTTGCGCTGGGCCGCAATGTGCTGATCGGCTTTATGAGCTGGGAGGGTTATAACTATGAAGACGCCGTCCTGATCAGTGAAAAGCTGGTTCGAAACGATGTCTTTACCTCCATCCATATTGAGGAATATGAATCGGATGCCCGGGATACCAAGCTGGGCCCCGAGGAAATCACACGGGATATCCCCAATGTGGGGGAAGAAGCATTGAAGGATCTGGATGAGCGGGGCATTATTCGGATTGGCGCAGAGGTGCGGGCCGGAAACATCCTGGTGGGCAAGGTAACCCCCAAGGGGGAGACTGAGCTGACGGCAGAGGAACGTTTGCTCCGTGCTATTTTTGGGGAAAAGGCCCGCGAGGTTCGGGATACTTCCCTGAAGGTACCCCACGGGGAAAGCGGCATCATTGTGGATGTGAAGGTTTTTCTGCGGGAGAACGGCGATGAACTACCCCCTGGTGTCAATCAGTTGGTTCGCTGCTATATCGCGCAAAAGAGAAAAATATCCGTTGGAGATAAAATGTCCGGGCGCCATGGGAACAAGGGCGTGATTTCCCGGGTGCTTCCGGAGGAGGATATGCCCTTCCTGCCGGACGGGACGCCTCTTGAAATCTGCCTGAATCCGCTCGGGGTTCCTTCCCGTATGAATATCGGCCAGGTGCTGGAAGTGCATCTGGGCCTGGCTGCAAAAGAGCTGGGATGGCATATTGCCACTCCGGTTTTTGACGGAGCATCCGAGATTGATATTATGGATACTCTGGAAAAAGCCAATATCAACCGTGACGGAAAGCTCACGGTTTATGACGGACGTACCGGGGAAGCTTTTGACAGCCCGGTAACGGTAGGATATATGTATTTCCTGAAGCTGGCTCACCTGGTGGACGACAAGATTCACGCACGTTCCACCGGACCTTATTCGCTGGTAACGCAGCAGCCGCTGGGGGGCAAGGCACAGTTCGGCGGGCAGCGTTTCGGTGAGATGGAAGTCTGGGCCCTGGAAGCGTATGGCGCAGCCCATACCCTGCAGGAGATCCTGACGGTGAAATCCGATGATGTGGTTGGCAGGGTCAAGACCTATGAGGCGATCGTGAAAGGCGAAAATATCCCGGAGCCCGGAGCTCCGGAGGCTTTCAAGGTCCTGATCAAGGAACTGCAGAGCCTGGCCCTTGATGTAAAGGTGCTGAGCGATAAAAACGAAGAGATCGTCATGAAGGAATCCGACGACGATGATGTGGATGATCTGGATATCAATATCGAGGGACGTGAGGAACAGACTCCGGAAGAAGAGTCGGAGGAATACGAAGACGATGAGCTGGATCTGGACCTGGACAATATTGCAGCCATTCCGGGCATGGACGAAGACGATGCTGCGGACGAACCCGATGATTCCGATGATTCCGACGATTCCGATGATTCCGATGATTCCGATGATTCCGACGAATCGGATGACCTTCTGGAGGATATCAACCTGGATGACGATGATGAATAACATAAAGAAGGGAGAGATAGCCCTTGTTCGAGCTGAATAATTTGAGTTCCATTCAGATAGGCCTGGCGTCTCCGGATAAAATCCGGGAGTGGTCCAGGGGCGAGGTGAAGAAGCCGGAAACCATCAATTATCGTACCTTGAAGCCCGAAAAGGATGGATTGTTCTGTGAAAAAATATTTGGTCCCCAAAAGGACTGGGAGTGCCATTGCGGGAAATACAAGAGGATCCGTTATAAGGGAATCATCTGTGACCGATGCGGTGTAGAGGTAACCCGTTCCAAGGTGCGTCGGGAGCGGATGGGTCATATTGAGCTGGCGGCTCCGGTATCGCACATCTGGTATTTTAAGGGAATCCCCAGCAGGATGGGTTTGATACTGGATATGTCCCCCCGATCCCTGGAGAAGATCCTGTATTTTGCTTCTTATGTCGTTCTGGATCCCGGAGATACTCCTTTGTCAAAAAAGCTTGTCTTAAATGAGAAGGAATACCGGGAAAACCTCGATAAATACGGCGACAGTTTCCGTTGCGGCATGGGAGCAGAGGCAATCAAGGAGCTGCTCAAGGAAATTGATCTGAATGCCATGTCCGAAGAGCTTCGCTCGGACCTGAAGAATTCCACCGGACAGAAGAGGATCCGGATTGTAAAACGGCTGGAGGTTGTGGAGTCCTTCAAGAAATCAGGCAATCGCCCGGAATATATGATTCTGGATGCCGTACCGGTTATTCCGCCGGAGCTGCGCCCCATGGTTCAGCTGGACGGCGGCCGTTTTGCCACCTCGGATCTGAATGACCTTTACCGGCGAATCATCAATCGCAACAACCGGTTGAAACGGCTGCTGGATCTGGGAGCGCCGGATATCATTGTCCGCAATGAAAAGCGTATGCTGCAGGAGGCAGTGGATGCCCTGATTGACAACGGGCGAAGAGGACGCCCCGTTACCGGCCCCGGAAACCGGCCCCTGAAATCCCTCAGCGATATGCTGAAGGGCAAACAGGGACGATTCCGGCAGAATCTGCTGGGAAAACGGGTGGATTATTCCGGACGGTCCGTTATTGTGGTCGGCCCGGATCTGAAGATGACGCAGTGCGGCCTTCCCAAGGAGATGGCCCTGGAGTTGTTCAAGCCCTTTGTAATGAAGCGTCTGGTGGAAAAAGGCCTGGCTCATAACATAAAGAGTGCAAAGCGTATGGTCGAAAGAGTCCGGCCGGAAGTGTGGGATGTGGTGGAAGAAGTCATCAGGGAGCATCCCGTTCTGCTGAACCGTGCCCCGACTCTTCACCGCCTCGGTATTCAGGCCTTTGAACCGGTGTTGGTGGAAGGCCGTGCGCTGAAACTGCATCCTCTGGCATGCACCGCATACAATGCGGACTTTGACGGCGATCAGATGGCCGTTCATGTACCGCTTTCCGTGGAAGCACAGTCGGAAGCCAGGTTTTTGATGCTGGCTGCCAACAACATCTTGAAGCCTCAGGACGGCAGGCCGGTTGTTACTCCCACTCTGGACATGATTTTCGGATGTTATTATCTGACCATCGAAAAGCCCGGGGAAAAGGGAGAAGGAAAGGTATTTGGCGATACCAATGAGGTGATCATGGCATACCAGGAAGGCATTGCAGGGCTGCATGCAAAAGTGAAGATGCGGGTCTTCCGGGAAGTGGACGGGGAAAAAGTTTCCCGGCTGATTGATATCACTCCCGGGCGCGTTATTTTCAATGAAGCCATTCCGCAGGATTTGGGCTGTCAGGATCGAAGCGACCCGGATCAGATGTTTTTGCCGGAAATTGACAAGCCGGTAAATAAGGGAATGTTGCAAAGGATAATCGATAAATGTTATCATAAATTTGGCGGAGCTGAGACTTCCAGGATGCTGGACAAAATAAAGGCACTGGGGTTTCATTATTGCACCAAAAGTGCTCTCACTGTCAGTGTTTCCGACATGGTCGTCCCGAAAGAGAAAAAGGAACTTCTTGCCAAAGCCGATGAAGAGGTTCAGAAGATCCATCGTCAGTACCGTCGTGGCTTGATTTCGAATGATGAGCGCTATGAAAGGGTCATTGACACCTGGAATGAAACGACGGACGCTGTTACTGGGGCTCTGAAATCCGCATGGAATGAATACAATCCCCTGAACATGATGGCGGCTTCCGGCGCCCGTGGAAACATCAACCAGATCCGTCAGCTGGCCGGGATGCGCGGACTGATGGCCAATCCGTCCGGCAAGATTATCGAACTGCCGATCCGGGCAAATTTCCGGGAAGGTCTCACCGTTCTGGAGTTCTTCATTTCCACCCACGGTGCCAGGAAGGGATTGGCGGATACTGCACTGCGTACCGCAGATTCCGGATATTTGACCCGTCGTCTGGTGGATGTCAGTCAGGATGTGATTATCCAGTCGGAGGACTGCTTTGAGGAATCCGGGGAAAAGATCCGCGGCATATGGGTCAGTGAGATCAAGGAAGACAATGAGATCATTGAGCCGTTTTCCGACCGCATCACAGGACGTTATGTTGCAGAAACGGTGGTGCATCCGGAAACGGGTGAAGTCATTGTAGAAGCAAACCATCTGGTTACGCCGGCGATTGCTTCCAGGATCATTGAAGCGGGCATTACACGGTGCTGCATCCGGACGGTTCTGACCTGCCGGGCTGAGCACGGCGTATGCGCAAAGTGTTACGGCAGCAATCTGGCCACCGGAGATCCGGTCAACGTCGGCGAAGCAATCGGAATTATTGCCGCTCAGTCCATTGGCGAACCAGGTACCCAGCTGACCATGAGAACATTCCATACCGGCGGCGTTGCCGGAGACGATATTACGCAGGGCCTGCCCAGGGTAGAGGAGCTTTTCGAAGCCAGGAAGCCAAAAGGCCTGGCCATTATCTCGGAATTGTCCGGCAAGGTTTCGGTCAATGAACAGAAAAAGAAGAGAGAAATCACCATTATCAATGATGACGAGGGCGATTCCAAGACCTATCTGATACCGTATGGATCCCGCATCAAGGTGGAGGAAGGACAGGTCGTGGAGGCCGGAGACGAATTGACGGAAGGCTCCATCAATCCTCATGATATTCTGAAGATCAAGGGGATCAAGGGAGTGCAGGCATATCTGCTGCAGGAGGTGCAGAAGGTTTACCGGCTGCAGGGTGTGGATATCAATGACCGCCATGTTGAAGTGATCATCCGGCAGATGCTGCACAAAGTCCGGGTGGAGGATGCCGGGGATACGGACCTGTTGCCCGGCAGTCTGGTTGATATTTTTGATTTCGAGCGGGAAAATGAGCGCGTGATGAAGGAAGATGGCGTGCCTGCCCAGGCGAAGAGAGTTCTGCTCGGTATTACCAAATCCGCCCTTTCCACGGATTCCTTCCTGTCTGCCGCTTCGTTCCAGGAAACGACAAGAGTCCTGACTGATGCGGCCATAAAAGGCAAGAATGACCCATTGGCCGGCTTGAAGGAAAATGTTATTATCGGAAAGCTGATTCCTGCGGGAACCGGCATGAAACGCTACCGGAATATCGAAATTGTAAATGAAAAAGTCGGATCAGAAGACGCTCCGGATGCCATTGAGCTGGAGCTCCCTTCGAAGAAGGATCTTGTTGAAGCCTGATCCTGTCGACGCATGGAAAAAGCAAGGCTCTGCCTGCTTCATGGTTCCGCCTTCTTTTTCCTTGTTTTTCGCCTTTTTTATTGACAGCAACAGGCCGTAAGTGCTAAAATAATTAAGTGCGCTTATTTTGGGCATTTGTGTTGTCGCAGGAGGTTGGAAGGATGCCGCATAATCTGAAATTTATCCCATCCCAGACTGTCGTGGGGCGGAAACAAACCGCCAAAGCCATTCGGCAGGGAAAAGCACAGCGTGTGTTTCTGGCATGCGATGCGGAGAATTATGTGGTAAACGAAATGAAGGATCTTTGCAGCGAATTCCATGTTCCGGTTACGGAGATTGCCACCATGAAGGAATTGGGAAAAGCCTGTGGCATTCAGGTGGGAGCTGCGACAGCTGCGATCCGGAAGGAAGCGCCGGGCAAAAAGAAAGAAACCGTACCCATCCGTTGATTCCGAAATGTAATTTGCTATAGGAACGATATTTTTGAAAGGAGGTGGAGGAATGCCTACCATCAATCAATTGGTACGAAAAGGAAGAGAAAAGGTAACCTACCAGTCAGATGCTCCGGCGCTGAATGCGTCGCCCCAGAAGCGTGGAGTTTGTACTGCCGTTAAGACAACGACTCCAAAAAAGCCAAACTCTGCCTTGAGGAAAATTGCCAGAGTCCGCTTGACTCATGGAATGGAAGTAACCGCTTATATCCCGGGGATTGGACATAACCTGCAGGAGCACTCTGTTGTTTTGATCCGCGGAGGCAGGGTAAAGGACCTGCCCGGTGTGCGTTATCATATCGTACGCGGTGCTTTGGATACGGCCGGCGTGGCAAATAGAATGAAGGCCCGATCCAAATATGGTACCAAAAGGCCAAAGAAGTAATGGATTTTGGAGAAAATAGAGTGTTAAGGAGGGAATAGGATGCCAAGAAAGGGGTATGTTTCCAAGAGGGAAGTACTTCCTGATCCGATTTATGGCGATAAAGTTGTCACGAAGCTGATTAATCAGGTAATGCAGGACGGGAAACGCGGTGTGGCTCAGAAAATCTGCTATGAATCCTTTGACCTGATCCAGGAAAAGGCAGGGAAGGATCCGATGGAAGTTTTTGAGCAGGCATTGAATAATATTATGCCTGTATTGGAAGTAAAGTCCAGGAGAGTCGGCGGTGCCACCTATCAGGTACCCATGGAAGTCCGTCCGGAAAGACGTCAGACCCTGGGACTGCGATGGCTGGTAAGCTTTGCAAGGAACCGCGGGGAGAAGACCATGAAACAGCGTCTGGCCGGCGAGATCATGGATGCCGCCAATAATTCAGGCAGTGCAGTGAGAAGGAAGGAAGAAACCCACAGGATGGCTGAAGCCAACAAGGCTTTTGCCCATTACAGGTGGTAAGAGAACAGGTAGAAAACGGACTGAAACTGAATTTGGGGAACGGTAATGGATTTAGCATGAATTGAAAGGAGGCTAATTTAGTGCCTAGGCAATTTTCATTGGAAAAGACAAGGAATATCGGTATCATGGCACATATCGATGCCGGTAAGACAACAACAACAGAGCGCATATTGTTCTACACCGGACGGGTTCATAAGCTTGGCGAAGTTCATGACGGCAATGCGACAATGGACTGGATGGAAGAGGAGCAGGAGCGCGGTATCACGATTACATCCGCCGCCACTACGACACAGTGGAAGGGGCATCGTATCAACATTATTGATACGCCAGGGCACGTTGACTTTACCGTTGAAGTGGAGCGTTCTCTTCGCGTCCTCGATGGTTCAGTAGCAGTGTTTTGTGCCAAAGGAGGCGTAGAGCCTCAATCCGAAACGGTATGGAGGCAGGCAGATAAATATGGTGTTCCAAAAATCGCGTATGTAAACAAGATGGATATTATGGGCGCCGACTTTCTGCGTGTCGTCAATATGATTCATGAGCGGCTACAGGCCAATCCGGTTGCCATCCAGCTGCCTATCGGCAAGGAAGACAACTTTACAGGTGTGATCGATCTGATCAATATGGAGGCCTATCACTATACAGATGATTTAGGAACCCACAGTGAGGAATCTGCGATCCCGGACGATATGCTGGATATGGCGAAGGAATATCGTACCAAAATGATTGAAGCTGTCGCAGAGACAGATGATGACTTGATGATGAAATATCTCGACGGCGAGGAACTGACGGTTGATGAGATTCATAGGGCAATCCGCAAGGCAACCATAGGACTGAAGATGGTTCCGGTGGTGTGTGGATCCTCTTACAAGAACAAGGGAGTTCAGATGCTTTTGGATGCCATTGTGGAGTATCTTCCTTCTCCCCTGGACGTACCGTCCATAAAGGGAAAGAAGCCGGATTCGGACGAAGAAGTGGATCGGCATTCTTCGGATGAGGAACCGTTCAGTGCGCTGGCATTTAAGATCATGACGGATCCCTATGTGGGGAAACTGGCTTTCTTCCGGGTTTATTCCGGAACGCTGGAAAACGGATCCTATGTATATAATTCCGTAAAGGGCAAAAGGGAGAGAGTTGCCCGGATTCTGTTAATGCACGCGAACCACAGGGAAGAAACTCAGAAAGTGTATGCCGGAGATATCGCGGCTGCGGTTGGCCTGAAGAATACGACAACCGGGGATACCCTGTGCGATGAAAACAATCCGGTGGTCCTGGAGTCCATGGAGTTTCCGGATCCGGTGATCCAGGTTGCCATAGAGCCCAAAACCAAGGCCGGGCAGGAAAAAATGGGCATTGCTTTTGCCAAGCTGGCAGAAGAGGATCCGACTTTCCGGACCTATACGGATCAGGAGACCGGACAGACTATTATCGCCGGCATGGGCGAGCTTCATCTGGAGATCATTGTGGACCGTCTGCTTCGGGAGTTCAAGGTGGAAGCAAACGTGGGAAAGCCGCAGGTGGCCTACCGCGAAACCATCCGCAAACCCGTCCGGAGCGAAGGAAGATTTGTCCGGCAGTCCGGCGGGCATGGCCAATATGGACATGTTGTGCTGGAAGTGGAGCCTTTGGAGCCCGGTTCCGGCTATGAGTTTGTAAACAAGATTGTAGGCGGTGTGGTTCCCAGGGAATATATCCAACCGGCTGACAATGGGATTCAGGAAGCAATGCAGAGCGGTATCCTGGGAGGCTACCCGGTTGTGGATATCCGTGCCACACTTGTGGACGGTTCCTATCATGAGGTGGACTCTTCCGAAATGGCTTTTAAGATTGCAGGTTCCATGGCGCTGAAAGACGCATTGAAAAAGGCAAGTTCCGTATTGCTGGAGCCGGTGATGGATGTGGAGGTCACAGTACCCGAGGAATATATGGGCGATGTGATGGGAGACATCAATTCCCGACGGGGCAGGATAGAAGGCATGAAACCCGAACGGGGCGCAGAGATTATTCGTTCAGTGGTGCCTTTGGCAGAAATGTTTGGATATGCAACCGATCTTCGCTCCAGGACCCAGGGACGCGGCGTTTATACCATGCAGCTGTCCCATTATGAAGAAGTTCCGAAGAATATTATGGAAAAAGTTATTACAAAGTAACAGATGGATCGATAAGGAGGACAAATGAATCATGGCAAAGGCAAAATATGAGAGGACAAAACCCCATGTCAATATTGGGACAATCGGGCATGTAGACCACGGCAAAACCACTTTGACGGCAGCGATTACAACGATTCTGGCAAAGCTGGGAAAAGCACAGGCCACGAAATATGATGAGATTGACAAAGCCCCGGAGGAGAAGGAAAGAGGAATAACCATCAATACCGCCCATGTGGAGTATGAGACCGATAAACGGCATTATGCCCACGTGGACTGTCCCGGGCATGCGGACTACGTAAAGAACATGATCACAGGAGCTGCCCAGATGGACGGAGCGATTCTGGTGGTATCCGCAGCAGACGGCCCCATGCCGCAGACAAGGGAGCATATTTTGCTGGCACGGCAGGTGGGAGTGCCCAACATCGTTGTCTATCTGAACAAGATTGATCAGGTGGACGATGAGGAGCTTCTGGAGCTGGTGGAGCTGGAAGTGCGTGACTTGCTGACAGAGTATGACTTTCCGGGGGACGACGTACCGATTATCAAAGGATCTGCCCTGAAGGCACTGGAAGCAGTCAACAGCGGAGCGGATGTGAAGACGGATCCGTGGTGCAAGTCGATATTTGAGCTGATGGATGCAGTGGACGAATATATCCCCACACCAAAGCGCAGCAATGACAAGCCGTTTTTGATGCCGGTGGAGGATGTCTTCACCATTACTGGACGGGGAACGGTTGCGACCGGGAGAGTGGAGCGCGGTACGGTAAAGATCTCCGATCCGGTGGAGATTGTGGGACTGGAGCCCAAGGCCAAATCCACAGTGGTTACCGGGGTCGAGATGTTCCGGAAGGTGCTGGATCAGGCAGAGGCCGGAGACAATATCGGAGTGCTGCTGCGTGGCATTCAGAGGGAGGAAGTGGAGCGTGGGCAGGTATTGGCCAAGCCCGGGACGGTTCATCCACACACGGAGTTCAGCGGACAGGTTTACGTATTGAAGAAGGAGGAAGGCGGACGGCATACCCCGTTCTTCAACGGTTATCGCCCACAGTTCTTTTTCCGGACGACAGATGTGACCGGGGACATTGAGCTGCCGGAGGGCGTGGAAATGGTCATGCCCGGGGATCATATAACGATGGACGTAAAGCTGATTACCCCCATTGCCATGGAGGAAGGTCTGCGGTTTGCCATTCGCGAAGGTGGAAAGACTGTTGGCGCAGGCGTTGTTTCTTCCATAAAAGAATAGTGGAAAGGCTTTGAAGATTCAACACTATCCTTTCCCGGAACAGGAAGGGATAGTGTATTTCACTGTTGGGCCTGCTTTGCAGAGTTTGTAAAAACTCAAAAAATACTTGCTTTTCTGTAAGTTTTATTGTAGTATGTAATGGTTGTGTTATTATTAGGACACTAGGGATGAAGTAAAAGGTTGCCGATGAAATCGCGTCGGGGAATTTTTATGGACCAGTCCGTTTGAATCGGGCGAACTGCCTTGTTCCTTTTGTGTGCTTTTCTTTTTTTCGTTGAAAATGGCACACGTGGTTAAGTGGTAACAAGGTGATGGATTGCCCTGCTTCTGACTTGACGGGACGAAAAAGCGTCCGGCTATGAGTAAAAGGAGGGGAATTTTTTGGCAAGCCAAAAAATCAGAATTAAATTAAAGGCCTATGATCACACTTTGATTGATCAGTCGGCAGAAAGGATTGTTGAGACTGCAAGGAAAACCGGAGCAAAGGTTTCCGGTCCCGTTCCATTGCCGACAGATAAGGAAGTGATCACTGTTTTAAGAGCTCCTCACAAGTACAAGGATTCCCGTGAGCAGTTTGAAATGAGGACACACAAGCGTTTGATCGATATTTTAAGCCCAACGTCCAAAACGGTGGATTCCCTGATGCGATTGGATCTGCCGGCCGGTGTTGATATCGAAATCAAATTATAGAGCTTCGGACACTATAGTTTCAGAACGGAGGTTTTAAGAAATGCAAAAAGCCATTCTAGGTAAAAAACTGGGCATGACCCAGATCTTTACAGAAAAAGGCCTGATGGTACCCGTTACCGTAGTGGAAGCCGGTCCCTGTGTCGTCACTCAGGTCAAAACTCAGGAAAAAGATGGTTATCGTGCTCTTCAAATCGGATTTGATGATATTCGATCCACCCTGGTCAATCAGCCCAGGAAGGGACATTTTGATAAGAACAGCACACCCTACAAAAGGTATCTCAGGGAAATAAGACTGGATAATGCACAGGATTACCAGGTCGGCAATGAGATCAAAGCGGATGTTTTCGCTGCGGGAGAGAAAGTGGATGTCAGTGGTATTACAAAAGGTAAGGGGTTTGCCGGTGTCATCAAGAGATGGAACCAGCACAGGGGCCCCATGGCACATGGATCCAGATACCATCGTCGTCCCGGATCCCTTGGACCGGGCAGTTCACCGAGTCGTGTGTTCAAGACAAAGCACCTGCCTGGCAGAATGGGGCGGGACAGGGTTACCATTGCCAACCTTGAAGTTGTCAAAGTGGATGCAAAGCGCAATTTGCTGCTGATCAAAGGCGCCGTTCCCGGCCCAAAGGGAACTTTACTGACCATCAAGGATACCGTAAAGAGGTAATACATCTAAACGGAAAGGAGGAAAGATTATGCCTAAAGTAGCTTTATATAATATAGAAGGCACTTCAGTCGGCGATATCGAATTGAAGGATGCGATTTTCGGGATTGAAGTCAACAAAAATGCGTTGTATCAGGTTACCAGGATGCAACTGGCCAATAAAAGGCAAGGTACCCAATCCACCCTGACCCGCGCAGAAGTCAGGGGAGGCGGCGCCAAGCCCTGGAGGCAGAAGGGAACCGGCCGTGCCCGGCACGGGAGCAGCCGTTCTCCCATATGGACAAAGGGCGGTGTTGTATTTGCTCCCAAGCCAAGGGATTACAGCTATACGGTTCCCAAAAAGATCAAAAGGCTTGCCATGAAATGTGCACTGAGCTCAAAAGTGCAGGAAGACAATATCACGGTGATGGATTCCCTGACACTTCCTCAGGCGAAGACAAAGGAAATGGTCCGGGTTCTGAAAAACCTGAAGTCGGAGGGAAAGGCTCTCCTTGTTCTTTCAGGCAGGGACGAGAACGTGGAGAGAGCGTCCCGCAATCTTCCCAATGTGAAACTTTGTTTTGTCAATACACTGAATGTATTGGATATTTTGAATTATGACCGCTTTATCATTACGCAGGATGCCGTAAAAATGGTTGAGGAGGTGTATGCATGATGAAAGCTCCTCATGATATTATTCTACGGCCGGTATTGACGGAAAAGAGTTATGATTCCATACCGGATAAGAAATACACCTTTCTTGTGGATGCCAGATCCAATAAAACGGAAATCAAGCAGGCAGTTGAGACCATTTTCGGAGTAAAGGTAAAAAACGTCAACACGCTTCGCCAGCAGGGCAAAATGAAGCGTGTGGGAGTTCATACCGGCAGGAAGCCTTCCTTTAAGAAAGCCTTTGTTACGCTGACTGCCGAGAGCAAGGCAATTGAGTTCTTCGAAGGAATGGCCTAAAAAGGAGGTAAGACAAGATGGCAATCAAAGATTATAAACCAACCTCCCCCGCCAGAAGGCATATGACCGTTTCTTCTTTTGAAGAAATTACCAAAGCACAGCCGGAAAAGGCACTTTTGGTAGCTCTGAAGGAGAAAGCCGGCAGAAATGATGCAGGACGGATTACCGTCCGTCATCAGGGCGGCGGAGCAAAGAGAAAATATCGTATTATTGATTTTAAGCGCAATAAAGATGGGGTTCCCGCAAAGGTTGCAGGGATTGAGTACGATCCCAACCGAAGCGCCAATATTGCATTGCTGCACTATGCGGACGGGGAAAAGCGATACATCCTCAGTCCCAACGGGCTGCATGTCGGGGATACGGTGGTATCCGGCAAGGATGCGGATATCCGGATCGGAAACGCATTGCCGCTTCAGAATATTCCGGTGGGTACCGTGATTCACAACATCGAGCTTCATGCCGGCAAAGGCGGGCAGTTTACCCGATCTGCAGGCAATGCGGCACAGCTGACCGCAAAGGAAGGGAAATTTGCTCAGGTAAAGCTTCCTTCCGGTGAAGTACGC includes these proteins:
- the rpoB gene encoding DNA-directed RNA polymerase subunit beta, whose translation is MLHPVQLGKRTRMSYSKIDEVLDMPNLIEVQKNSYKWFLEKGLQEVFDDISPISDYSENLILEFVDYYLDDDPKYSVDECKERDVTYSKSLKVRVRLINRETGEVKEQEVFMGDFPIMTDQGTFIINGAERVIVSQLVRSPSVYYAEQVDKTGKKLYSATVIPNRGAWLEYETDSNDVLSVRVDRTRKINVTILLRALGYGTDAQIKDLLGEDEILSATIDSDNTNSVEEGLLEVYKRLRPGEPPTVDSASQLIRSLFFDPKRYDLARVGRYKFNKKLSLAARISGQRMAEQVVNPTTGEVLAEPGEKITRKTAESIQNAGVNAVLLQMDNGKTAKILGNHFVDAGSYLDFNPLEAGITDRVYFPEFQAILEKDLSEEDLKEELKSSHDKLMPKHILIDDIVASISYNLHLSDGIGHVDDIDHLGNRRLRSVGELLQNQFRIGLSRMERVVKERMTIQDVDVITPQALINIRPVSAAIKEFFGSSQLSQFMDQTNPLAELTHKRRLSALGPGGLSRDRAGFEVRDVHYSHYSRMCPIETPEGPNIGLIGSLSTYARINEYGFIEAPYRRVDHDKNVVTDEIVYLTADEEDEYIIAQGNEALDEEGRFINERVMVRLREDIFEVPRDQVDYMDVSPKQLVSVATAMIPFLENDDANRALMGSNMQRQAVPLIKPEAPIVGTGMEYKAARDSGVVILAKEAGVVRKVDADYVRIKGDDGREYRYKLLKFKRSNQGTCMNQRPIVSEGERVSKGQIIVDGPSTDEGEVALGRNVLIGFMSWEGYNYEDAVLISEKLVRNDVFTSIHIEEYESDARDTKLGPEEITRDIPNVGEEALKDLDERGIIRIGAEVRAGNILVGKVTPKGETELTAEERLLRAIFGEKAREVRDTSLKVPHGESGIIVDVKVFLRENGDELPPGVNQLVRCYIAQKRKISVGDKMSGRHGNKGVISRVLPEEDMPFLPDGTPLEICLNPLGVPSRMNIGQVLEVHLGLAAKELGWHIATPVFDGASEIDIMDTLEKANINRDGKLTVYDGRTGEAFDSPVTVGYMYFLKLAHLVDDKIHARSTGPYSLVTQQPLGGKAQFGGQRFGEMEVWALEAYGAAHTLQEILTVKSDDVVGRVKTYEAIVKGENIPEPGAPEAFKVLIKELQSLALDVKVLSDKNEEIVMKESDDDDVDDLDINIEGREEQTPEEESEEYEDDELDLDLDNIAAIPGMDEDDAADEPDDSDDSDDSDDSDDSDDSDESDDLLEDINLDDDDE
- the rpoC gene encoding DNA-directed RNA polymerase subunit beta'; the protein is MFELNNLSSIQIGLASPDKIREWSRGEVKKPETINYRTLKPEKDGLFCEKIFGPQKDWECHCGKYKRIRYKGIICDRCGVEVTRSKVRRERMGHIELAAPVSHIWYFKGIPSRMGLILDMSPRSLEKILYFASYVVLDPGDTPLSKKLVLNEKEYRENLDKYGDSFRCGMGAEAIKELLKEIDLNAMSEELRSDLKNSTGQKRIRIVKRLEVVESFKKSGNRPEYMILDAVPVIPPELRPMVQLDGGRFATSDLNDLYRRIINRNNRLKRLLDLGAPDIIVRNEKRMLQEAVDALIDNGRRGRPVTGPGNRPLKSLSDMLKGKQGRFRQNLLGKRVDYSGRSVIVVGPDLKMTQCGLPKEMALELFKPFVMKRLVEKGLAHNIKSAKRMVERVRPEVWDVVEEVIREHPVLLNRAPTLHRLGIQAFEPVLVEGRALKLHPLACTAYNADFDGDQMAVHVPLSVEAQSEARFLMLAANNILKPQDGRPVVTPTLDMIFGCYYLTIEKPGEKGEGKVFGDTNEVIMAYQEGIAGLHAKVKMRVFREVDGEKVSRLIDITPGRVIFNEAIPQDLGCQDRSDPDQMFLPEIDKPVNKGMLQRIIDKCYHKFGGAETSRMLDKIKALGFHYCTKSALTVSVSDMVVPKEKKELLAKADEEVQKIHRQYRRGLISNDERYERVIDTWNETTDAVTGALKSAWNEYNPLNMMAASGARGNINQIRQLAGMRGLMANPSGKIIELPIRANFREGLTVLEFFISTHGARKGLADTALRTADSGYLTRRLVDVSQDVIIQSEDCFEESGEKIRGIWVSEIKEDNEIIEPFSDRITGRYVAETVVHPETGEVIVEANHLVTPAIASRIIEAGITRCCIRTVLTCRAEHGVCAKCYGSNLATGDPVNVGEAIGIIAAQSIGEPGTQLTMRTFHTGGVAGDDITQGLPRVEELFEARKPKGLAIISELSGKVSVNEQKKKREITIINDDEGDSKTYLIPYGSRIKVEEGQVVEAGDELTEGSINPHDILKIKGIKGVQAYLLQEVQKVYRLQGVDINDRHVEVIIRQMLHKVRVEDAGDTDLLPGSLVDIFDFERENERVMKEDGVPAQAKRVLLGITKSALSTDSFLSAASFQETTRVLTDAAIKGKNDPLAGLKENVIIGKLIPAGTGMKRYRNIEIVNEKVGSEDAPDAIELELPSKKDLVEA
- a CDS encoding ribosomal L7Ae/L30e/S12e/Gadd45 family protein, which produces MPHNLKFIPSQTVVGRKQTAKAIRQGKAQRVFLACDAENYVVNEMKDLCSEFHVPVTEIATMKELGKACGIQVGAATAAIRKEAPGKKKETVPIR